In Rhodothermus marinus DSM 4252, a single genomic region encodes these proteins:
- a CDS encoding T9SS type A sorting domain-containing protein: MKRLLILLCALVLGASAGWAQNPLQDYVLEVRGDTLVIADFFDAGGVASTLGAVIQAETDAGNVPEGRVYMLHAGTNGTLESGNQALYLFDAAIPEQGRPLVIVGERCGGKDATVVSFGVTDEAPNCRPPTIAGFQDQSNNPVYAVIRIDNDLTLKNLYFTSAHSQGQANWSMVEVNGDNITVVFDNVIGEHNRWTWINANGNPGLSLYVYDSYFLNATDQPSRRNGGVYDAVDVPTELVWVENSTHLQNQGMQYKFRNFAPSKVVFNHNTFVNCAGQLFLGFGYLTHMVVTNNLFVNSNYQPYYPGLDYSEMYSLDPNDPNTDLSAFQPHGIINLNYLPKDENGNSYAITASAWPGTQPFNEADRKILVDLNGVYWDPMLKTIADALNQNGVEGDVCEADGCVTGRSDLNWTSQAILANERTLAMFADDAQFPYLVWGTWYEAGDPQFIKGPEQVRPNVVQELYNWGYNSASSGVTAEQLLPKIRMEGNEAGNEIPDEDPANWINYDWPLAVNLAYTNETYLNGGYNGFPLGDLNWFPEQKKAWLAQRDAEYAAIEAALNAGVPLAVKKVAAEIPDNLYLEQNYPNPFKRTTTIRFALDAPDNVELVVYDLLGRRVATLLKEQLSAGVYEVTWDARDEGGRLVSSGVYFYTLKVGSHTETRQMVLQR; this comes from the coding sequence ATGAAACGACTGCTAATCCTGCTGTGCGCGCTCGTCCTGGGGGCCTCCGCCGGATGGGCACAGAATCCCCTGCAGGACTATGTCCTGGAGGTGCGCGGCGATACGCTGGTGATCGCGGACTTCTTCGATGCCGGCGGGGTAGCCAGCACGCTGGGGGCCGTCATTCAGGCGGAGACCGACGCCGGTAATGTGCCGGAAGGACGTGTGTACATGCTGCATGCCGGTACGAATGGTACGCTTGAGTCCGGAAACCAGGCGCTGTATCTGTTCGACGCAGCCATTCCGGAACAGGGCCGTCCGCTCGTGATCGTAGGTGAGCGGTGTGGTGGAAAAGATGCGACGGTCGTAAGTTTTGGCGTAACCGACGAGGCGCCTAACTGTCGGCCGCCCACCATTGCCGGTTTTCAGGATCAGTCGAATAATCCGGTCTATGCCGTCATTCGTATCGACAATGACCTGACGCTGAAGAATCTCTACTTCACCAGCGCCCATTCCCAGGGTCAGGCCAACTGGTCTATGGTCGAGGTCAACGGCGACAACATTACGGTCGTCTTCGACAACGTCATCGGCGAGCATAACCGGTGGACGTGGATCAATGCCAACGGTAATCCCGGACTGTCGCTCTACGTCTACGACAGCTACTTCCTGAACGCGACCGATCAGCCTTCTCGGCGCAATGGCGGAGTTTACGACGCCGTGGACGTCCCGACCGAACTGGTCTGGGTCGAGAACTCCACGCACCTGCAGAACCAGGGCATGCAGTACAAATTCCGTAACTTCGCGCCGAGCAAAGTGGTGTTCAACCACAACACGTTCGTCAACTGCGCGGGGCAACTCTTTCTCGGGTTTGGTTATCTGACCCACATGGTGGTGACGAACAACCTGTTCGTCAACAGCAACTACCAGCCTTACTATCCGGGGCTGGATTATTCGGAAATGTACTCGCTCGACCCGAACGATCCCAATACCGATCTGAGTGCTTTCCAGCCCCATGGGATCATCAACCTGAATTACCTGCCAAAAGACGAAAATGGCAATTCTTATGCTATTACGGCATCAGCCTGGCCGGGCACGCAGCCGTTCAACGAAGCCGATCGGAAGATCCTGGTGGATCTGAACGGCGTGTACTGGGATCCGATGCTGAAGACCATCGCCGATGCGCTCAACCAGAATGGTGTGGAAGGCGATGTGTGCGAGGCCGATGGCTGCGTGACGGGGCGGTCTGATCTGAACTGGACTTCACAGGCCATTCTGGCCAACGAGCGTACGCTGGCGATGTTCGCCGACGACGCGCAGTTCCCCTATCTGGTCTGGGGGACGTGGTATGAGGCGGGCGATCCGCAGTTCATCAAGGGACCGGAGCAGGTGCGGCCCAACGTGGTGCAGGAACTGTATAACTGGGGCTACAACTCGGCCAGCAGTGGCGTAACGGCCGAGCAGTTGCTACCGAAGATTCGGATGGAGGGCAACGAGGCCGGTAACGAGATTCCTGACGAAGACCCGGCCAACTGGATCAACTACGACTGGCCGCTGGCCGTGAACCTGGCCTACACCAACGAAACGTATCTGAACGGCGGCTACAATGGCTTCCCGCTGGGCGACCTGAACTGGTTCCCGGAGCAGAAGAAAGCCTGGCTGGCCCAGCGCGATGCCGAATATGCGGCCATCGAAGCGGCCCTCAACGCGGGCGTTCCGCTCGCCGTGAAGAAGGTGGCGGCCGAGATTCCGGACAACCTCTACCTGGAGCAGAACTATCCCAACCCGTTCAAGCGGACTACCACGATCCGGTTTGCGCTGGATGCGCCCGACAACGTGGAACTCGTGGTCTACGACCTGTTGGGCCGTCGGGTGGCCACGTTGCTCAAGGAGCAGCTCTCGGCCGGCGTCTACGAAGTCACCTGGGATGCGCGTGATGAGGGCGGCCGGCTGGTGAGCAGCGGTGTTTACTTCTACACGCTGAAAGTCGGATCGCATACCGAAACGCGGCAGATGGTGCTGCAGCGGTAA
- a CDS encoding peptidyl-prolyl cis-trans isomerase, with amino-acid sequence MTVQAQVPVVAEVGADSLRITITASDLNDFLEGRPDWLATLPREEAYKRALDELITQALKRIDLFQSGRVNDPAFRQRVARIVTEELVIAYARHRYEDRYLNEEAIRREHQNMGRVVYYRQFVFPKPADASEAELDSIRAVVERVREALASGTPFDQVAQEVIRGSIPGQITGYGVERYLTWNYAVVNPRANILFRLSPGAVRAFEEPGRFTVAQVTRIEKRPVPPLEQVREQIIEALNRWYAPAATEAFRREWMGLVDSTTLRWNLSALNKLVAWSNTPGFYQGAYRDTIAQYLKRHEDALLVGDARGGIRISDLPRIFEEVLTLQRSKNYTTRYIQDFLLEALRTDRLAERARALGYMRKVWRPDTPSPLLAMEMVRFYDQQHIESRLPKPTEEALRAFYQAHAESLFYQLPRVYTEIIVRPTREAIDSIRAKIQRGVPFEKASHRRLLRAYERTREGKIITWNKRTEPPYFGELAFSLKVGEIAGPIEYQDVREGRRYALIRVTKRLEEKQLTFEEARDRVEKAFLEHHRERLAREEAARLRERYPVRVHQVVLLQMLNGIL; translated from the coding sequence GTGACCGTGCAGGCGCAGGTCCCGGTGGTGGCTGAAGTCGGAGCGGACAGCCTCCGCATCACCATCACCGCCTCGGATCTCAACGATTTCCTGGAAGGCCGTCCGGACTGGCTGGCCACTCTTCCCCGTGAGGAAGCCTACAAAAGGGCGCTGGACGAACTGATCACGCAGGCGCTGAAACGCATTGATCTGTTCCAATCCGGACGGGTCAACGATCCGGCGTTCCGGCAGCGGGTGGCCCGCATCGTCACGGAAGAGCTGGTCATCGCCTATGCCAGGCATCGCTACGAGGATCGCTACCTCAACGAAGAAGCAATCCGCCGCGAGCACCAGAATATGGGGCGGGTGGTCTACTATCGGCAATTCGTTTTTCCCAAACCCGCCGACGCATCGGAAGCTGAACTGGATTCCATCCGGGCCGTGGTGGAGCGGGTCCGCGAGGCGTTAGCTTCGGGAACGCCGTTCGACCAGGTGGCTCAGGAGGTCATTCGCGGTTCGATTCCTGGCCAGATCACCGGCTATGGCGTCGAAAGGTACCTGACCTGGAACTACGCCGTCGTCAACCCGAGGGCGAACATTCTATTTCGGCTGTCGCCGGGCGCGGTGCGGGCTTTCGAAGAACCCGGCCGCTTTACCGTGGCCCAGGTGACCCGCATCGAGAAACGGCCAGTACCGCCCCTGGAGCAGGTGCGCGAGCAAATCATCGAAGCGCTGAATCGCTGGTATGCTCCTGCGGCTACCGAGGCATTTCGGCGCGAGTGGATGGGGCTGGTGGATTCGACGACGCTTCGCTGGAACCTGTCGGCGCTGAACAAACTGGTGGCCTGGTCGAACACCCCGGGCTTTTATCAGGGCGCTTATCGGGATACCATCGCGCAGTACCTGAAGCGGCACGAGGACGCCCTCCTTGTCGGAGATGCCCGTGGAGGCATCCGCATCAGCGATCTGCCCCGCATCTTCGAAGAAGTGCTGACGCTCCAGCGCTCCAAGAACTACACGACCCGCTACATTCAGGATTTCCTGTTGGAAGCCCTCCGTACCGATCGCCTTGCCGAGCGGGCCAGAGCGCTGGGGTACATGCGGAAGGTCTGGCGACCGGACACGCCCAGTCCGTTGCTGGCCATGGAGATGGTGCGGTTTTATGACCAGCAACACATCGAAAGCCGGCTTCCGAAGCCCACCGAAGAAGCCCTGCGCGCCTTCTATCAGGCGCATGCAGAATCGCTGTTCTATCAACTACCGCGCGTCTATACCGAAATCATCGTGCGCCCGACGCGCGAAGCAATCGATAGCATCCGGGCAAAAATTCAGCGGGGTGTTCCTTTTGAAAAAGCGTCGCACCGTCGCCTGTTGCGCGCCTACGAACGCACCCGCGAAGGCAAGATCATCACCTGGAATAAGCGAACCGAACCGCCGTACTTCGGAGAGTTGGCCTTCAGCCTGAAGGTGGGTGAAATTGCCGGTCCCATCGAGTACCAGGACGTCCGGGAAGGGCGGCGCTATGCGTTAATCCGGGTAACGAAACGGCTGGAAGAAAAACAACTGACCTTCGAAGAAGCACGCGATCGTGTCGAAAAGGCTTTTCTGGAGCATCATCGCGAGCGTCTGGCCCGGGAAGAGGCCGCCCGCTTACGGGAACGTTATCCGGTGCGTGTGCACCAGGTTGTACTGCTGCAAATGCTCAACGGCATCCTGTAA
- a CDS encoding T9SS type A sorting domain-containing protein, translating to MADIEGVTIREVARFSGDYRPVRIARDPVEGKLYVLATRDPDRSGLAPSVIYRLEPDGDGTFTPVALLQDSEFGAPRALGMAFGPDGTLYVVGNEDVGTTHTRFVIQRGRREGENWVWENVATSEPYLLSHTWFDHRASGIIVSPDGSTLLVNSGSRTDHGEMYGGVREEGLTALILKIPADATNLVLPNDRQALKAGGYVYAEGTRNTFDFAYAPNGELFGLDNAGDRDDSEELNWLREGQHYGFPWRIGTSTTPMQFEGYDPDQDPFVQRDRNTNNLADTGWYFSNDPTYPDPPEGVVFVDPIPNVGPYADRYRDETTGEVVDASETGTTIGTFTAHRSPLGLVFDADSLVAEPMRGGGFMLSFNSADDQMLARMGDTGEDLVFLDFEKVNEHYTVSAHLVAHGFVHPIDAVMVENTIYVLEYGSWNDFGDRRAVWAVTLPRYTGTATADGPERVKPELALFPNPAADHALLTYRMPRNGTVQITLLDLLGRVVLQRTQTGQAGRLLLPTWNLSAGVYLLRLESGTFRTSRLLYVVH from the coding sequence GTGGCCGACATAGAGGGCGTGACCATTCGCGAGGTGGCGCGCTTTTCGGGAGATTATCGTCCCGTTCGCATTGCGCGCGATCCCGTAGAGGGGAAACTCTACGTCCTAGCCACCAGGGATCCGGATCGTTCCGGTCTGGCTCCCAGCGTCATTTACCGCCTGGAACCTGACGGTGACGGGACGTTCACGCCGGTCGCATTGCTGCAGGATAGCGAGTTCGGAGCACCACGGGCGCTTGGAATGGCTTTTGGCCCGGATGGCACGCTGTACGTGGTAGGGAACGAAGATGTGGGTACCACGCATACCCGCTTTGTCATTCAGCGCGGTCGGCGCGAAGGAGAAAACTGGGTCTGGGAAAACGTAGCAACCTCCGAACCGTATCTGCTCAGTCACACCTGGTTCGATCATCGGGCCAGCGGTATCATCGTGTCGCCGGATGGCTCGACGCTGCTTGTCAATTCCGGATCGCGCACGGATCATGGGGAAATGTACGGCGGCGTGCGCGAGGAAGGACTCACGGCCTTGATCCTGAAAATCCCCGCCGATGCGACCAATCTGGTGCTACCCAACGACCGCCAGGCACTCAAAGCCGGAGGGTATGTGTATGCCGAAGGGACGCGGAACACCTTTGATTTCGCCTATGCACCCAACGGGGAGCTGTTCGGGCTGGACAATGCCGGCGACCGGGACGACAGCGAAGAACTGAACTGGCTTCGAGAAGGCCAGCATTACGGTTTCCCCTGGCGCATCGGGACGAGTACGACGCCGATGCAATTCGAGGGGTATGATCCAGACCAGGATCCGTTCGTGCAGCGTGACCGCAATACGAACAACCTGGCCGACACCGGATGGTATTTCAGCAACGATCCGACCTATCCCGATCCGCCCGAAGGCGTCGTGTTCGTCGATCCGATTCCGAACGTCGGGCCCTACGCGGATCGCTACCGGGATGAAACCACCGGCGAAGTCGTCGATGCCAGCGAGACGGGCACCACGATCGGTACGTTTACCGCGCATCGTTCACCACTCGGGCTGGTTTTCGATGCGGATTCGCTCGTGGCTGAACCGATGCGAGGTGGGGGGTTTATGCTCAGTTTCAACAGTGCCGACGATCAGATGCTGGCGCGTATGGGCGATACGGGCGAAGATCTGGTTTTCCTGGATTTTGAGAAGGTGAACGAGCATTACACGGTGTCTGCTCATCTGGTAGCCCACGGCTTTGTACATCCTATCGACGCCGTCATGGTGGAAAACACCATCTATGTGCTCGAATATGGGAGCTGGAATGATTTCGGTGATCGGCGGGCGGTATGGGCCGTCACCCTTCCCCGTTACACGGGCACGGCGACCGCAGACGGTCCGGAGCGCGTGAAACCTGAGCTGGCCCTGTTTCCGAATCCCGCCGCCGACCATGCCCTGTTGACCTATCGGATGCCCCGGAATGGGACCGTGCAGATCACCCTGCTGGATCTACTGGGACGGGTGGTCCTTCAGCGCACGCAGACCGGCCAGGCGGGGCGGCTTCTGCTGCCTACCTGGAATCTTTCCGCGGGCGTTTATCTGCTTCGGCTCGAGAGCGGCACGTTTCGGACGTCACGGCTGCTGTACGTGGTGCACTGA